In Bradyrhizobium sp. 1(2017), one DNA window encodes the following:
- a CDS encoding WecB/TagA/CpsF family glycosyltransferase: MLERRVNIDGRTATAEVPRTTVGGLRMAAIDLEETADFMIEATDPDNRIGRPLFLTSANGEVLARCSTEPQTERLFRTADLINADGQPLVAASKLQSWFPLPERVATTDLFHIVARKAEEVGRTFYMFGASEAENAAAVENVRNLYPNLKIVGYSHGYLRGEALRAKVEEINALAPDYLWVALGVPNEQAFVEEFTPHLTNVGVIKTSGGLFNFLSGSRSRAPHWMQRFGLEWAWRTWLEPRRLLWRYLTTNPRALYLLFGRNRPLR, encoded by the coding sequence ATGCTTGAGCGCCGCGTCAACATTGATGGACGGACGGCAACTGCCGAAGTGCCGCGAACCACCGTCGGCGGACTTCGCATGGCCGCGATCGACCTGGAAGAAACCGCAGATTTCATGATCGAGGCGACCGATCCTGACAATCGCATCGGCCGCCCGCTGTTCCTGACCTCCGCCAATGGCGAGGTGCTGGCGCGCTGCTCGACCGAACCGCAGACCGAGCGCCTGTTCCGCACGGCCGATTTGATCAACGCCGACGGCCAGCCGCTGGTCGCGGCGTCGAAACTGCAATCCTGGTTTCCGTTGCCGGAGCGCGTCGCGACCACGGACTTGTTCCACATCGTCGCGCGCAAGGCGGAAGAGGTCGGCCGCACCTTCTACATGTTCGGCGCCAGCGAGGCGGAAAACGCAGCCGCCGTCGAGAACGTCCGCAACCTCTATCCGAATCTCAAGATAGTCGGATACAGCCACGGCTATCTGCGCGGCGAAGCGCTGCGTGCGAAGGTCGAGGAAATCAACGCGCTTGCGCCGGATTATCTGTGGGTTGCACTCGGCGTACCCAACGAGCAGGCGTTCGTGGAGGAGTTCACGCCGCATCTCACCAATGTGGGCGTTATCAAGACATCTGGCGGCCTGTTCAATTTTTTGTCGGGCAGCCGTTCCCGCGCGCCGCACTGGATGCAGAGATTCGGGCTCGAATGGGCCTGGCGCACCTGGCTCGAGCCGCGCCGCCTGCTCTGGCGCTATTTGACCACCAACCCCCGTGCGCTCTATCTTCTCTTCGGCCGCAACCGACCCCTCCGCTAA
- the galE gene encoding UDP-glucose 4-epimerase GalE, protein MTDRPTVLVTGGAGYIGSHACRALTASGYQPVVYDNLSTGHRSFVAGPLVTGDLLDGTTLARAFTDHKITAVMHFAAASLVGESMADPQKYYINNVQGTLSLLQAMRNAGCHRIVFSSTGAVYGNADSKELPEDFPCVPINPYGASKLMIERMLADYRAAYGFGAFCLRYFNASGADPGGGIGELRDNETHLIPRAMMALQGHVDFAVFGDDYDTPDGTAIRDYIHVTDLAAAHVAALKLLEDGHAGGSFNLGTGSGFSVREILNAIRQETGREVPHTVKPRRAGDPTYLVADPSAAKKMLNFVPRHSDLPTVIRTAWAWHQKAHPFRPR, encoded by the coding sequence ATGACCGACCGACCGACCGTCCTCGTCACCGGGGGCGCGGGCTATATAGGCTCGCATGCCTGCCGCGCACTGACCGCCTCAGGCTATCAACCCGTCGTTTATGACAATCTCTCGACAGGTCATCGCAGTTTCGTCGCCGGCCCCCTGGTGACCGGCGATCTGCTCGACGGCACAACCCTGGCGCGCGCCTTCACCGATCACAAGATCACGGCGGTGATGCATTTCGCGGCGGCGAGCCTCGTCGGGGAATCGATGGCCGACCCGCAGAAATATTACATCAACAACGTACAAGGCACGCTGTCGCTGTTGCAGGCAATGCGGAATGCGGGCTGTCATCGCATCGTGTTCTCCTCGACCGGCGCCGTCTACGGCAATGCCGATTCCAAGGAATTGCCCGAAGACTTTCCTTGCGTGCCGATCAATCCGTACGGCGCATCGAAGTTGATGATCGAACGCATGCTCGCCGACTACCGCGCCGCCTACGGTTTTGGTGCCTTCTGCCTGCGCTATTTCAACGCCAGCGGCGCCGATCCCGGCGGGGGCATCGGGGAACTGCGCGACAACGAAACCCATCTCATTCCGCGCGCGATGATGGCGCTTCAGGGGCATGTCGACTTCGCGGTCTTCGGCGACGACTACGACACGCCCGATGGCACCGCGATCCGCGACTACATCCACGTCACCGACCTCGCGGCGGCACATGTGGCGGCACTGAAACTTCTGGAAGATGGGCATGCCGGCGGCAGCTTCAACCTCGGCACCGGCTCCGGCTTCTCCGTGCGTGAGATCCTCAACGCCATCAGGCAGGAGACCGGACGCGAGGTGCCGCATACCGTCAAGCCGCGTCGCGCCGGCGATCCCACCTATCTGGTCGCCGATCCCTCGGCCGCGAAGAAGATGCTGAACTTCGTGCCGCGTCACTCCGACCTGCCAACTGTGATCCGCACCGCCTGGGCCTGGCACCAGAAGGCGCATCCATTCAGGCCGCGTTAG